One genomic region from Cellulomonas fengjieae encodes:
- the galE gene encoding UDP-glucose 4-epimerase GalE, translated as MTWLVTGGAGYIGSHVVRAFGQVGLETVVLDDLSSGHRGFVPEDVPLVEGSILDTDLVADMLVQHGVVGVVHLAGFKYAGVSVDRPLHTYEQNVTGTAHLLEAMASQGVDAIVFSSSAAVYGTPDVDLVTETTATAPESPYGESKLIGEWLLRDQGRAAGLRHTSLRYFNVVGSATPELYDTSPHNLFPLVLDALVEGRTPRINGTDYPTPDGTCVRDYIHVADLADSHVAAAQALASGRTLEPVYNLGSGDGVSVRQIMTAMAQGTGIEFEPETAERRPGDPARIVASGELAARDLGWQMRHTLLDMVTSAWQARQAH; from the coding sequence ATGACATGGCTGGTCACCGGCGGTGCCGGGTACATCGGGTCGCACGTGGTGCGCGCGTTCGGGCAAGTGGGTCTGGAGACGGTGGTGCTCGACGACCTGTCGAGCGGGCACCGGGGATTCGTCCCCGAGGACGTGCCCCTGGTGGAGGGGTCGATCCTCGACACCGACCTCGTCGCGGACATGCTCGTCCAGCACGGCGTCGTCGGCGTGGTGCACCTGGCGGGGTTCAAGTACGCCGGCGTCTCCGTCGACCGCCCGCTGCACACGTACGAGCAGAACGTCACGGGCACCGCCCACCTGCTCGAGGCCATGGCCTCGCAGGGCGTCGACGCGATCGTCTTCTCGTCGTCGGCGGCCGTCTACGGCACCCCGGACGTCGACCTGGTCACCGAGACCACCGCGACCGCCCCCGAGTCCCCGTACGGCGAGTCCAAGCTCATCGGCGAGTGGCTGCTGCGGGACCAGGGCCGGGCCGCGGGCCTGCGGCACACGTCGCTGCGGTACTTCAACGTCGTCGGCTCGGCCACCCCCGAGCTGTACGACACGAGCCCGCACAACCTCTTCCCGCTGGTGCTCGACGCCCTGGTGGAGGGTCGCACGCCCCGCATCAACGGCACCGACTACCCGACGCCGGACGGCACCTGCGTCCGCGACTACATCCACGTCGCCGACCTGGCCGACTCGCACGTCGCGGCGGCGCAGGCCCTCGCGAGCGGTCGGACCCTCGAGCCGGTCTACAACCTCGGCTCCGGGGACGGCGTCTCCGTGCGGCAGATCATGACCGCGATGGCGCAGGGCACCGGTATCGAGTTCGAGCCCGAGACCGCCGAGCGCCGGCCGGGCGACCCGGCGCGCATCGTGGCGTCGGGCGAGCTGGCGGCCCGCGACCTCGGCTGGCAGATGCGCCACACCCTCCTGGACATGGTCACCAGCGCCTGGCAGGCCCGCCAGGCCCACTAG
- a CDS encoding LLM class flavin-dependent oxidoreductase: protein MVAVGIVLLPQERWASARRKWRAVEEWGFDHAWTYDHLAWRTLVDEPWFATVPLLAAAAAVTERIGLGTWVASPNFRHPVPFAKDVLGLDDVSNGRFLLGLGAGGEGFDASVTGDPPTRGERTRRFEEFVGLLDELLTHPVTSHQGTFYRADEARMIPGTVARPRTPFVVAANGPRTMALAARYGQGWATYGPAYATEDLPDDPAAAQEQWWAGLATMVGQLDAVEAAHRPAGQPPLRRYLSLDGAPVYSMTSFDLVTEGIERAAALGFADVVVHWPRAEGIYAGKESVLEALVDDLPRLQTL, encoded by the coding sequence ATGGTTGCCGTGGGGATCGTGCTGCTGCCGCAGGAGCGGTGGGCGTCGGCTCGTCGCAAGTGGCGGGCCGTCGAGGAGTGGGGCTTCGACCACGCCTGGACGTACGACCACCTGGCGTGGCGCACGCTCGTCGACGAGCCGTGGTTCGCGACCGTCCCGCTGCTCGCCGCGGCCGCCGCCGTCACGGAGCGGATCGGCCTGGGCACGTGGGTCGCGTCACCGAACTTCCGCCATCCCGTGCCGTTCGCCAAGGACGTGCTGGGCCTCGACGACGTGAGCAACGGCAGGTTCCTGCTCGGCCTCGGCGCGGGCGGCGAGGGGTTCGACGCCTCGGTCACCGGGGACCCGCCCACCCGCGGCGAGCGGACCCGGCGGTTCGAGGAGTTCGTGGGGCTGCTGGACGAGCTGCTGACGCACCCGGTCACCTCCCACCAGGGCACGTTCTACCGTGCCGACGAGGCGCGGATGATCCCGGGCACCGTCGCGCGGCCGCGGACCCCGTTCGTCGTCGCTGCCAACGGCCCCCGCACCATGGCGCTGGCCGCCCGCTACGGGCAGGGCTGGGCCACCTACGGTCCCGCCTACGCGACCGAGGACCTCCCGGACGATCCGGCCGCCGCGCAGGAGCAGTGGTGGGCGGGGCTGGCGACGATGGTCGGGCAGCTCGACGCCGTCGAGGCCGCGCACCGCCCCGCGGGGCAACCGCCGCTGCGCCGGTACCTCAGCCTCGACGGTGCGCCGGTCTACTCCATGACGTCGTTCGACCTGGTCACCGAGGGCATCGAGCGCGCGGCAGCGCTCGGGTTCGCCGACGTGGTGGTCCACTGGCCGCGCGCCGAGGGCATCTACGCGGGCAAGGAGTCGGTCCTGGAGGCCCTCGTCGACGATCTGCCGCGGCTCCAAACCCTCTAG
- a CDS encoding cation diffusion facilitator family transporter, producing the protein MSRGTHGHGHATAAQAHRGRLLGVLVLTLVVLVVEVVGGVLSGSFALVADAGHMLTDAAGVGLALGATALAARPATATRTFGWQRAEILAALVNGLVVAAVGVAVIVGGVARIASPGEVEAPLMLAVAVVGLVANAVGLALLRPGQQESLTVRGAYLEVLGDLLGSAAVVVAAVVVLATGFVRADGIVSVLIGLLIVPRAVALLREVGAVLLEATPRGVDLDAVRAHICRVPGVLGVHDLHAWTITSGVPVLSAHVEVPDALLSAGEAGRVLDDLRHCLAGHFDVDHCTFQLEPPSSGRERHAHA; encoded by the coding sequence GTGAGCCGGGGCACCCACGGTCACGGTCACGCCACCGCCGCACAGGCGCACCGCGGCCGGCTCCTCGGCGTGCTCGTCCTGACGCTCGTCGTGCTCGTCGTCGAGGTGGTCGGCGGAGTCCTGTCCGGCTCGTTCGCGCTGGTCGCGGACGCCGGGCACATGCTCACGGATGCCGCCGGGGTCGGGCTCGCGCTCGGTGCGACCGCCCTGGCGGCCCGGCCGGCGACGGCCACCCGCACGTTCGGATGGCAGCGGGCGGAGATCCTCGCGGCGCTCGTGAACGGTCTCGTGGTCGCGGCGGTGGGGGTCGCCGTGATCGTCGGGGGCGTCGCGCGCATCGCGTCCCCGGGCGAGGTCGAGGCGCCCCTGATGCTGGCCGTGGCCGTCGTCGGCCTGGTGGCCAACGCGGTGGGGCTGGCGCTGCTGCGCCCCGGCCAGCAGGAGTCGCTCACCGTGCGCGGCGCCTACCTGGAGGTGCTGGGCGACCTGCTGGGGTCGGCGGCGGTCGTGGTGGCGGCCGTGGTCGTCCTGGCCACGGGGTTCGTGCGGGCCGACGGCATCGTGTCCGTCCTCATCGGGCTGCTGATCGTGCCGCGTGCGGTCGCGCTGCTGCGGGAGGTGGGGGCCGTGCTCCTCGAGGCCACTCCGCGTGGCGTGGACCTGGACGCCGTGCGCGCGCACATCTGCCGGGTCCCGGGCGTGCTGGGCGTGCACGACCTGCACGCCTGGACGATCACCTCGGGCGTGCCGGTCCTGTCCGCGCACGTCGAGGTGCCGGACGCGCTCCTGTCGGCGGGGGAGGCCGGGCGGGTGCTCGACGACCTGCGGCACTGCCTGGCCGGCCACTTCGACGTCGACCACTGCACGTTCCAGCTGGAACCGCCGTCGAGCGGACGCGAGCGGCACGCGCACGCATAG
- a CDS encoding metallopeptidase family protein, giving the protein MVDMTLAEFEDAVRDALDEVPEELAAMMDNVVVLVEDAPPEGEAELLGLYEGTPLTERGEFWAAGSLPDRITIFRLPTLAICEDRDEVVEEVAVTVVHEIAHHFGIDDERLHALGWG; this is encoded by the coding sequence ATGGTCGACATGACTCTCGCCGAGTTCGAGGACGCCGTCCGCGACGCGCTCGACGAGGTTCCCGAGGAGCTCGCCGCGATGATGGACAACGTCGTGGTGCTCGTCGAGGACGCCCCGCCCGAGGGTGAGGCGGAGCTGCTCGGCCTCTACGAGGGGACGCCGCTGACAGAGCGCGGCGAGTTCTGGGCCGCCGGGTCGCTGCCCGACCGGATCACCATCTTTCGGTTGCCGACGCTGGCCATCTGCGAGGACCGCGACGAGGTGGTCGAGGAGGTCGCCGTCACCGTCGTGCACGAGATCGCGCACCACTTCGGCATCGACGACGAGCGGCTGCACGCGCTCGGCTGGGGCTGA
- a CDS encoding phage holin family protein has translation MAAAPGADRPRRFFDRLTEPIADRAREKFEQAEDHVREALQSEIDAVTRSVRTRAIEVRPSAVGFAAASLLGFFGLSLLITSAVLGLSHAVEPWLSALLVGVALLLVAGGLAAWAKRRLPAGPPLSVRVHEPVHPAEEQVHPWAD, from the coding sequence ATGGCCGCCGCACCCGGTGCCGACCGACCCCGCCGATTCTTCGACCGGCTCACCGAGCCGATCGCCGACCGGGCACGCGAGAAGTTCGAGCAGGCCGAGGACCACGTCCGCGAGGCGCTGCAGAGCGAGATCGACGCCGTGACACGCAGCGTGCGGACCCGGGCCATCGAGGTCCGCCCCTCGGCCGTCGGCTTCGCCGCCGCGTCGTTGCTGGGCTTCTTCGGGCTCAGCCTGCTGATCACCTCCGCGGTGCTGGGGCTGTCCCACGCGGTCGAGCCCTGGCTCTCGGCGCTCCTCGTCGGCGTCGCGCTGCTGCTCGTCGCCGGCGGGCTCGCCGCGTGGGCCAAGCGCCGGCTGCCCGCCGGCCCGCCGCTCTCCGTGCGCGTGCACGAGCCGGTCCACCCCGCCGAGGAGCAGGTGCATCCCTGGGCCGACTGA
- a CDS encoding phage holin family protein — MTTQSGPPGDEKSLGQLVSELSEQGARLVRAEIDLAKAEITGRVQKLGLGAALVAAGALLGLYLLGAGIATVIIVLDLWLDLWLAALIVCVLLLVVIAILVLLGIKRIKAGAPPTPARAIDNVQQDIAAVKAGFTA; from the coding sequence ATGACCACGCAGTCGGGACCGCCGGGTGACGAGAAGTCGCTCGGCCAGCTGGTGTCCGAGCTCAGTGAGCAAGGAGCGCGGCTCGTCCGCGCCGAGATCGACCTGGCGAAGGCGGAGATCACCGGCCGGGTGCAGAAGCTGGGCCTCGGTGCCGCGCTCGTCGCCGCCGGTGCTCTGCTCGGGCTCTACCTGCTCGGCGCAGGGATCGCCACGGTCATCATCGTGCTCGACCTGTGGCTGGACCTGTGGCTCGCGGCGCTGATCGTGTGCGTCCTCCTGCTGGTGGTGATCGCGATCCTCGTCCTCCTCGGCATCAAGCGGATCAAGGCCGGTGCCCCCCCGACGCCCGCGAGGGCGATCGACAACGTCCAGCAGGACATCGCGGCGGTCAAGGCGGGATTCACAGCATGA
- a CDS encoding DUF3618 domain-containing protein has product MSDESVQKPQSTQKPFSTPEMVALEAELAATRAQLASTVDELAARLDPRAQAGRAVESGRQLLSDATSGDAAPDARKKARMVLGGAAAGVAALLAVVVAAARRKG; this is encoded by the coding sequence ATGAGCGACGAGTCGGTTCAGAAGCCCCAGAGCACGCAGAAGCCGTTCAGCACCCCGGAGATGGTGGCGCTCGAGGCCGAGCTCGCCGCGACGCGAGCCCAGCTGGCGTCGACCGTCGACGAGCTGGCCGCCCGCCTCGACCCCCGCGCCCAGGCCGGCCGGGCCGTCGAGTCGGGCCGGCAGCTCCTGAGCGACGCGACGAGCGGCGACGCGGCCCCGGACGCCCGCAAGAAGGCCCGCATGGTGCTCGGCGGCGCCGCGGCGGGCGTGGCGGCGCTCCTGGCGGTCGTCGTCGCCGCAGCCCGTCGCAAGGGCTGA
- a CDS encoding BldC family transcriptional regulator, with amino-acid sequence MNAHPVDAEPLLTPSEVATLFRVDPKTVTRWAKAGKLSSIRTLGGHRRYRESEVRELLNGIPQQRPSDG; translated from the coding sequence ATGAACGCACACCCCGTCGATGCCGAACCGCTGCTCACGCCCTCCGAGGTCGCGACGCTGTTCCGGGTGGACCCGAAGACCGTCACCCGCTGGGCCAAGGCCGGCAAGCTGTCGTCGATCCGGACCCTCGGTGGCCACCGTCGGTACCGCGAGTCCGAGGTGCGCGAGCTGCTGAACGGCATCCCGCAGCAGCGCCCGTCGGACGGCTGA